AGGCGTGCTGGCTATTGTGTGGAGGGTGCATTGTAGGCAGGAGCAGTAGGTGTGGAGAAACCAGTGAGGAGGCTGCCCCAAGAACGCGAGGGCGAGGGGAAGTCCCCTGGCCTGGGCTTGGGGTGGCACACGCCAAGAGGTGTGTGGGATCCAGAGATGTCTTGTTGGCCCAGTTAGCAGGGCCCGGCGACGGGCTGCGTGAGGGGCAGGATGGGTGGGCCGGGAATTCCCAAGGAGGTAGGACTGAGTCATTTTGGGTTAAGGACTCAGGCACTGCCCAGAGCTGGCCCCTGAGGTGACCGCTTCCGGCCAGCACATAACGTGTTTACGGTTTGCTGCCTTCCCTGCTGCTCCATCTTCTGGCCCTGCCCACAGAAGGGGCGCCAGCATATCCAGTCCCCAGCCTTGCGTGGCCCGAGCACCcgctgctcccctcccctgcccacccccaggcccctggcTGTTGACCCGACCGTGGGGGTGGCGCGGAGGGTTTGGGTGCTGTTGTGCCCCAGCTGGGTTGATGTGGTGTGTTTTTTGAGGTTAGACTTAATTCACTTGGTGCTTTTGAAATGTTGAGTGAGTTGCAGATACCCTGGGGACGGGGTGACCAGTAAGGCAGTGTATTAATTTCCTGTGGTCGCCGTGGTAAGTTGTCACCCACACCGCGGCTGGAGAAACACAAATCCATCCTCTTACACAGctcaggaggtggggggaggggtctgACGCTGGCTTCACTGAGCTACAGCCCCAGCATAAGCACCTTGGGGGGGAAAATCCGCTTCCTTTTCCAACTTCTAGAGGCCACACACGCTCCTCGGGCCACAAAGCTCCCTCCATCTCCAAAGGCAGCGGTGCTCCGTctctgtgctccccacccccatcacatCACTCCCGATGCTTCGGCCGCCTTCTTCCATTTTTAGGGACCCTGGTGATTACATCGGGCCCACCCAGACAGTCCAGGAGACTCTCCCGATTTCAGGCCAGCTGATTAGCGACTTTAACTCCATCTGTAACCTTAAGTCTCCTTTGCAGCATAAGGTAACAGATTCACAGGCTCTGGGGAGCACGGCGGGGACATCTTTGGGGGCTCATTGTTCTGCCCACCGCAGTCACGCTGAGCCCACTGGGAGTGTAGTATTGGGGTGAGCTTCCTTTGCGGTGATCCTACAAATGTCTGATGCGTCACCTTCCCCATGTCGTTAGTTGTTCAGGCTCCGTTTAAGTATCTTTTGTGATGGGGACCTCTCTACCTGCAGTTCGTTGTGTGGACAGCTCTCATTCTTGGAATGTTCTTCCTTATATGGTCTTGCACCGTGTCCAGGTAGCCTCCACGCTCTGGTCCCCATTCTGCCTCCTtgggggtttcttttcttttcttttttttttatttatgatagtcagagagagagagagagagaggcagagacataggcagagggagaagcaggctccatgcactgggagcccgacgtgggatttaatcccgggtctccaggatcgcgccctgggccaaaggcaggcgccaaaccgctgcgccacccagggatccctccttgggGGTTTCTTGTGAAGTTCAGTCCTTCTCACATAGGGACTCCGGGACTGCCACTATGCCCCCTCCTTGCCGTGAGAAGGACCTCAGAGCCCAGAGGAGGTGATTTCATCAGGCTCTGGGTTCGTCCACAGTAGTTCTCGCCCAGCCAGGTGAAGCTTCTGGTCTGCTTTCAGAGCTCCGCAATGGCCAGGTCCTCACCGTTCTCCGGATCGACAATACCTGTGCCCCCATCTCCTTTGATCTGGGCGCCGCAGAAGAGCAACTGCAGACCTGGGGCATTCAGGTGAGTGCTGATTTTATTGAGACCCtgccatctttccttccttccatccgcCCACCTGTCTGCCCATCCATCTATCCGTTCTTCCggtttttcacaaaatattcgTTCAACACTGACTCTGTGCTCCGTGTGGTAGGGCACGCACGGAAGATGTATTAGAAGTGTCCTCTCCTCCCAGTTACTTCACTTAACAGATACGTGTTTTGGGGTGCCCGTCATTTGCCAGGCACCGAGCCGGGTGCTGGGTACTGTAGAGGTGACCAGGACCCAGCGCCTGTGTTTCCACAGCTCTTAGAGCCCAGGGCGGGAGATGGGCTCACGCTGGGTTAACTTAGGACAGCAGACTCTAAACGTCGAGGTGGAAGGACGTACAGGGCACTGAAGGCCTTCACAGGAGAAAGTGATGAACTCCCCTTGGGGAGCAGCGGTTTGGAAAGCATCACGGAGGGGCGGATACTTGACCTGGGGTCTTGAAGGAAAAATAGGAGTTTGCTGGGTAGACAGGAGGAAGGGCATTTGAGGAGATGGAACTGCATATTCAAAGAGGGAAGGTGCATGAATTCATTAGCTGATAATGCAGTGCCCTGGAGCATGCTGAGTTGAGGCAGAGGCTTCTCAGACCCAGGGGTCTGGGTGCAGATCCAGCTCTGCGGCTCACCGCCTGTGTGACGTTGAGCAgatgacttcacctctctgagtgGCAGTCCCATCCTCTATACAATGAGGGCAATATTGAGACCTACTAGCCAGGGTTTTCTTGTGAAGAGGACGTGAAATAATGCTTGAGCAATCGTTGTACTGTCTCTGGCACATAGTACACGTTCTGTAAGTTGTGAGGTATTGGTGTCGTGACGAGGTACCCACAGCTGTGGTGTTCTCGCTTCCCTAAGCCCTCAGCATCACCGGGCCTTTCCCCTGCACTGTCTAGGGaggactcatttatttatttttttaaaatatttatttatttattagagagagagagagagagagagcatgagcgggaggggcggagggagagggagagggagagagagagagaatctcaagcagactctgctgagcttggagccccgagatcatgacctgagctgaaaccaggggtcaggacgcttaaccgactgagccacccaggctccctgtggggaggacTGATTGTAGAGGGGAAAGACACACCACTAATTTTACCCTGAAGATTTTAGAGTTTACTTCCCTCAAACTGAATTGAATGACTGTCTAAATGAACATTTTATCGCTTAAAGGGAAACTTTTCGAATTGACGCTTCTAACCCCACACCAGCGCAGTGGCTGGCTTCTCGTCCCACGTTCCCTGTCAGCCTTTGTGCAAAGGAacactttgcttttttctcttttattttcttttctttaaagattttatttattcgagagagagagagtgcagagtgagacagagagagcaagagagagcacacatggcggtgggaggggcggagggagagggagaagcagactccccccggagcagggagcctgacccagagctcgatcccaggaccctgagaccataacccgagccataggcagacgcttaactgatggagccaccccggtgcccagAACATTCTTCTTAAATCGTCTTCGGGTGGGGTTTTCTTAACCGGGGAACAGTTCACATATTCTTCTATCATGTTCCTAAATATTGTCTTTAATGgtcaaattctgttttcttaagcAGTCTGCTCTTGCAGAGCCTTTATCTGCtaagccattttttttctggggggggttggggagtggAGCAGGAATATGGGAGCTTTCAGTACCTTGGGCTGCATTTACAGTTCTTGATAACGCAGTATTGGCAACAGCTCCCGTGTATCAGGTGTTCACTACGGAGCGTGCACCGGGTCTGCGTGCACATACGCTGAGATGCACACGTCTGCCAGAGTATCACGTAGCCGCTGGAGTAGAGGAACAGAGGTCCCCCCAAGGTGcccctgtgtgtgtatgtgttatacGTACACTTACTTTATAGTATATACGTTAGGACCGCACATGTGGCACGTTATTTAACATACAAGTCTCCCCTACATGGTAGGTATTCTTACCCTCGTTTGACAGAGggggaacctgaggctcagagaagtgggggtccttgccccaggtcacatggGACATGAACAGAAGGACCAGGGTTGGGACCCAGGCTACTGACCCCAAGGCCTGTACCTTAACTGTTAGGCTGTCATGCACCCGCTGTGAGGTCCTGAGCCTTGGGCCGCAGGCTCCCCCCGGGGCTGTCCTCCTGGATCTCGAGTTGTCCCACCTCCTCAGGGGCGCCCAGCCTTCCGGGTGCCTAGGGCTGTGTCCGGTGATCGCCTCTTGGAGTGCTCCGAGCTCCTCATCCTGCCTTCCAGGGCAGTCTGGATCCACATGATCGTCACAAGAACTGGAAATGACATGATTACGTGCAGGAAGGAGGTGGGAGTGGTTCTCCGTGGCTGATTGGTGTCTCTCCCTCGCATGGCCAAGCAGGTCCCTGCCGACCAGTACAGGAGCTTGGCCGAAAGCGCCCTGTTGGAGCCCCAAGTGAGAAGATACATCATCTACAACTCCAGGCCTATGCGGCTGGCCTTTGCCGTGGTAAGGAGGTAGGGGGCTGCACGCCCACCCTGCTGCGGCCCCGCATGCCGCTGCCCATCTGGCCTTGTGTTCTGGGGCCCGCTGGTGTGGCCCAGGGGCTTGTGGCCTGTGGTCCAGCCGCCTGGGGTGGAGCAGGCCATGTGGACCTGGACTTGGTGTAGGGCGGCTGCGGGGAGAGAGTCGCCACCAGATCCCTGTGTCCGGGCGACTGCGGGGAGAGAGTCGCCACCAGATCCCTGTGTCCAGGGCGAGAGGCAGGACTTACTAAGGATAGAGCTTGGGACTCGGAATCTGCGGACCCACCATTGAGACTTTGGACTCAGTGTCTGGCTTGGGGGAAAACTTGTCTTCTCTCTGGGACTTGGGTCCCTGATCTGTTCAACGGATAGGTCCATTTCCGCTCTGATCACATATACATGAGAGTGTGTAgacatacgtgtgtgtatgtgaacCCATGAAGGCACATACATGTGAGCATCCACATCCACCTCTACGTGTGTActtgtgcgcgcgcacacacacacacacacacgtacgcACCTAGGTACATGCAGCAGAGCCAATATCTGAGTCCAGGCAGTCTGGTTTCAGCATCTGTGCTCTCAGCTACTCCCATCTGTTCCGTCTCTGCACGTATATGTGGCCCCACAGTACTCTTGACTCCCACGTCTGCTGCTGGGGATGGAAAACGGGTGGGCACCAGCATTGTTAATCCTCTAACACGTGCTAGGCTGTTACACCTGTTGTCTGATTAACCCTTATAACAACCTGCGAAGCAGGTAAGTGtccccattttatggaagagGAGATGGAGGCTCAGAACATTGCTAATAACTTGTCCCACACCACACATGGCTGTTGAAGGATCAGTGtgggtttctttcttcctttctttttttttttaaagattttatttattttttcatgagagacacatagagagaggcagagacacgggcagagggagaagcagtctccatgcagggagcccaatgtgggactcgatcccaggaccccaggatcactccctgggctgaaggcagacgcagacgctcaaccgctgagcaacgcaggtgcccctcagtgTGGGTTTCTGAATCAAATTTATCTCactcccaggccccctgcccttttctgttttatttaaaatcaggGTAAGCAAGGATTTGGAGTAGCTATCCTGACCTGTTTCCTCTACTGTTGCTTAGGGACGAGGAGCAAGGGCTCCTCCTCACAGACCCTGGTCTGTCCCTTCCTGGCCCTGTGAGCTGCGTTTCTGAGGAGGGCACCGGATGCACCCAAAGGGTGTCTCCCTTGAATGGAGCTGCTTCGTTCGAGCTCTGGAATTCCTGATCGTGCTTGTCTCTGGCCTCTTGCAGGTTTTCTATGTGGTGGTGTGGGCCAACATCTACTCCACCAGCCAGATGTTTGCCTTGGGGAACCACTGGGTGGGTGTGCTGCTCGTGACCCTGGCTGCCATGAGCCTGACCCTGACCCTCGTGCTCATCTTCGAGAGACACCAGAGGAAGGTGAGATGATCCGGAGACCCCGGCCGTGCTCCCTCCGGGAAGGGCATGCCGGCTGGAGAATCCCAGGTcccatctttctcttttccctgcctCCGAGAATTACTCCAACCATGAAAATTCATGCAGGCCCATGTGCCCAGggactaaaagaaatgaaatcacgtGTGTGGTTAATTCCTCTCCGTTTTTCTTGCCTAATCCCTGTGGGTTGTTTTTCTGGAAGGGAGCTGTGCTTGGAGAGAGTCTGGgacggggcgggggaggagggcacttgggGTTTACTGAGCCCTTTCACACTAAGAAATGGCTGAGCTGGAATTCAAGACCAGGGCGCTTGGATCCCCAGCCGTGTTCTCGGCCAACAGCCTAGGGCACTGGTGGTCTGCGTGTGGAAGACCGTACACGTAGTGGCTCAACCCAACGCAGCGGGGCGGTGGCTTAGCTTAGAGCTCCATACTCCTGGGCTGCGTCCTCTCTGGAACCTCCCAGGGAGAACGTAtgtcctgcctcttccagctcctgggaGCCACCTGCACTCCTGGGCTAATGCCACGTTGTCCATCTTCAGAGCCAGACATGGTGGGTCTAGTTCTTCCCACATCTTTGAGTCTTCTGGCTCCTTCTTGGCTTTTAAGGCCTCTTGTGATGACGTTGAGCTGCTGGGGTTATCTGGGAccatctccttttcttttaaggGTCAGCTAATTAGCAGTCCGTTCTACCTCCAACCTTAATTCTCCTTTGCCATGGAAGTGGTGTAATCACTGGTCGCCGGGAGCAGGACTTAGGCGCCTTGAGGCCATACCTCTGCCTTCCACACCGCCGCTGCCTCCCCAGCCGCTGCCgaggctcccccagcccccggcaCAGAGTTGGACTTGGAGGTCTGTTCTTGCCCGACTCAGGAGGAGAGGGATGCTGGGAAATGTGGTCAGGCTTTGGGGTATGAATTCTATTTAGTTCCTGTGCTCACAGGGACAAATAGGAACTTTATGGCTTAATCATCCTGAAAAGATCTTTGTTGGGCTTTGCGACGAGGCTGACGAAATAATGTTGCCCTTGGGCTCTGTTGAAGCTTCCGTGGCTCTTGTGCTtggcatataaaaaaaaataataataataaactggcTGCTCCTGCAGCCTTGAAGCCACTTCTCTTGGGGAGGGGAAAAAGCAGAGCGTCCGGCCTTAGCAAGAGCAAGGGACGTCCCTGGGCCCTGTCAGGTGCTTCAAGGATGCAGATGTCGTTAATGCAGTTGAGAGAATGTCCGTGGGGGCCATCTGCCctcttctcccgctgcctgttcAGCTGGTGTTCGTGGCGCACAGGTGAATAAGACCCTGTGTCTTTACTCATAGGTGCTGCCGGGGGCCCCAGGTGTGCAGTGGTCCTGCTGTCGTCAGTGTTTGCTCATTCAGGGACCCTGAGGTTCCTTCAGTCCTaagcatttggttttttttttaaagattttatttatttattcgtgagagacacacacacacacacagaggggggcagagggagaagcaggctccatgcagggagcccgacgtgggactcgatcccaggaccccaggatcacgccctgggccgaaggcattgctaaaccactgagccgcccgggctgcccggtCCTAAGCATTTCacgagcacctactgtgtgctctgTGTTTGGCACCTGCTGTCCGTGGCCGCCAACCAGACAAGGAGGAAGAACTCTGGGGTTGGCTAGCTCTGCCGCCGGCGGTGGGCTACTAGTTAACCCCTCAGGGCGCCCGGCTGGCTCGTGACttgtgatctcatggtcgtgagttcaagccccattggGCCTagaacttacattaaaaaaaaaaaaaaaggtgtagcTCTTTCATAAGATTATTGGGGGAATTGGATGACGTGATCCGTGCAgagtgcttagaacagtacctggtgTAACGGAGACGCGCAGTAAGTAAGCGTTACCTGTTGGGATTATTGGCGCTGTTTGCCGGTGGGGCAGCCAAAGCTCAGGACGTTGAGCAGCCAGTCTGTGGCCACACAGGCGCCTCATCCCTCGGGACCTCGCAGCCCCCCTTCCTGACCACAGTGTCCCTCTTCCTGTCCTGCCGTCTCACAGCATCCTTGGGAGCCTGAGCACTTTGCGGGCACTGCCTTGTTTTCCCCTTTCTCAGGGTTGGAAGGTTTGAGAAGGCACGCGAGACCCGGCCTCGTGTTGCGGACAGAGGAAAAGCACGTTGCTGAAGCCTGAGGGAAGCCCCTAACACTATCTGTCTGTGGCCAACGAGGCGCAGGGGAAAGCGGTATTGTCAACTCCGTATCATCTCTGAGCTGATGCCATGAGCTGACGGGCACTGCAGGTTCTTTCTTCTCCGTGCTCTACGGGCGTCGACTCATTTCGTCCTTACGAGGAGGGGTTTTGCTCCACTTCTGGAGGCGAGGGGATGGAGGCGGAGAGGTGGGGGGTAATTTGCCCAAGGCTCCCAGGTggtgggaggcagagccagggtttgaaCTCCTGGCGGCGCAGGTGTCAGAAAGGGTGCACAGCCCTTCCCGAGGCTCCGGgcaaaacaaaatggaatcacCCCCTGTTCTCTTGGTCGTGGCATCCTTGGAAAATTCAGTATATTTTACAcccattaaaaacaaagcaaaacaaaacaaataaaccactTCAGGTTTCCATGTCAAACGGAGCCAGGGTTGGCTGCTCAGAACCGTAGGTAGACTTTTCACCTGCGTTCACACCCAGTGGGGAGCGTGGAGCCTGGAGAGGTGGGGAGACTGCCCTTCCGAGGGTGGGACTGTCTCTCATGGGACGCGGCCTTCAGAAGAAGGGATCCCGGGGCCTCGTCCTAAGTGCCACCAGTGCCCGTCCCATCCCTGTGACAACCATGGGGTCTTCTCACAGTCCTAAAGCCTCCCTGCAGGAGTCCTGCCCTCCTGGGGACCGTGATGGTCCTTGAGGGGGTTGTCATCTAATTGCATCTCTAAATCCTGATGGGGTCTCTTCCCCAAACCAGCCCTTTGGGAACTGACACCCTTCCTCCCgccctttttctctcctccccaccccagcctgcatAGTTAGCATCTACTTCGCCAACCGGATCCATGGTGTCTGATTGGTTTGGGTAGGAAAAGAGGCAGATGGATTCCCAGAGTCCCCCTCTGCGGGCCTGGCGCTGCGCTCGGTGCTTTGGGAAGTAGGTCCTGTATTTACACACTATGTGCTCGAACCcatccaccccccgcccctcctgcaGATGTCTCTGTCAGCACACCGGGCTGCGTCCCAGGCGCTGGGTGAAGTGCTTCACACACAGAGTCAAGTTCAAGCCCACCACGCTCCCGGGTGGCAGGGACGCTCTTGATCTTTATGCTGCAGCTGAAGAAAGCAGGACTCGGGAAAGGAGTGTAACTTGTCCAGGGCCACGCAGCTGGGAGGTAGCAGGGCTGGGCCTCAACCCAGGGCTTTCTGACACTATTGAATTTATTGTCTCCAAACCATGCAGTCCCATTTTTCTAGGGGAGGCAATGGACGTGTCTCAAAGGCCAGGATCGCCCCGTGGCGTCCAGCGGTGGGACAGCGCGTGGATGTTGTCAGGGCCCCCGAGTTCcctggcagcctgggtgtctgCCACGGGGCCGGCGTTTGTCTTGCAGGCCAACACCAACACGGACCTTAGGCTGGCGGCTGCCAACGGAGCCCTCCTGAGACACCGGGTGCTGCTGGGGGTGACGGACACGGTGGAAGGCTGCCAGAGCGTGATTCAGGTACTGTGTCTGGGGGCACCCTCCACTCGGGGGCCCGTGTGAGGACTGGGTTGATGGGGACAGGTGGCCCCAGGATCCCCCAGTCTGCATGGTGTCTTGGGGTCTGCTAACGAGGCAGGCGAGGGCAgcccttccctttctctgccccaGTGCTGCTTCCTTGGGGTGCCGACCCGCAGCCTAGGACCTGCCCAGGGCGGGGCTGGAAGGAAGTGTGGAGACCGTCTAAGCCACGCTCCTTAGTCAGCATTTGTTCAGCAAACAGAAGGGGCCTCCTCTGTGCCGGAGCCTTCGACGGGCAGTGAGGAGCCCTGGCCAGGTTCCCCGGGAGGCAGTCAGATCCTGAGGCCTTGTCCACCTGGctccattgttttctttgttccaaGTGTACTGGGGAGATCTTCAGTGACAAGTGTGAGGTCACACAATGGATCTGGGACACAGCTGGGACTCAGGTCTCCTATCCTGGCCTGGTGGGACTGCTGGATCTCAGAGCCACATCTGCGTTCTCACCGGGCCCCTCGCCTGGTTGGAGCCCAGGGGTGGGCGTGTGGGCGGGACCTGGGAAGAAGCTCCTTGTGCACAAGTTCATCCTACAGATATTTATGGAGAGCCTCGTATGTGCCAGGCCCCCCCTATTCTAGATCCTGGGGCCGCCCCAGGGCACAGACCTACATGGATCCCTGGGTTATGGGCTCCAGCACACCCGAGATGGTGTAGGGCACAAGGGGATCTTGCCTgagaccgtgtgtgtgtgtgtgtgtgtgtgtgtgtgtgtgtgtgtgttgaactCCGTGACATCACAAGATTTCTGGCAGTTCAAGTGTGACATCATCCTTTTAGCCTCATTTGTTCTCAAATCCTTTTTATGGATTGGCATGTAGGGGTGACTCTGCAAGTGTTCGCTGAATGCATGGGTGACTAACGAATAGACACATCCTTTGAAATAATGGggagtatcttttaaaataaataactaaaaaagcAACTTCAGTTTCCAAATAGTATCCTAGGGTGAGCAGATACAGTATCTTGGATTTTCTTTAACatctggggtggggaaggggaagggtggAGGTGTCTGGGGTGAGTGATGGTGAAACAAGAGGAGCCACGAACTGAGAACCGTTGCCCCAAGATGAGGGGCAGCTCGAAGTCAGTGACCTCGTTTGCTCCACTTAGTAGATGTTTggaaaatttcataataaaaagccaaaaaagaaattcGTTATAAAAAGCTTCCCTTGGGGCTGAGACGCCGAGAGAGACTAGTCGGCACGAGGGATGCGACCTTGGGCCTCCTGGGTCAGCCGCCGGGAGGATGGAGATCTGGGTCCAGAGGATGCGGTCGGTGGCTGGGGGCGCGAGGCGACGGCCACCAATGTCGTACGTACAGAACTTCAGTTGTGATGTGTGTGGACCTGGCCGGAGGTAACGAGTGAACGTGGGGCGTTTTGGCCTGGCCGTGTTGGCCCTGACCTCCTGGGGACCGTCAAgattggggaggaaggggaggtaaCGGCGAGGTGACTTtttaccccgtccccccacccctgcccacagcACCACCAGAGATCAGCGAAAATTAGCTCGTCCTCAGAAGGGCGGACCTCCGGCGATAAGGCCGGAGCGGAAGATGGTGTCAGGGACGGAGGGTTCGAGGTCGGGCTGGCTTTGGGCCTCAGCTGGCATGGCTTctctccccagctctggtttGTCTACTTCGACCTGGAGGACTGCGTGCAGTTTTTGTCTGACCACATTCAAGAGATGAAGACTAGCCAAGAGGTAAGATGCCGTCAGcgaaaaagcaagcaaacaaaaataaactagggGCCAAATTGTACaggctgcattttcttttttaaagattttatttattcatgagagacacagaggcagagacacaggcagggggaggagcaggctccatgcggggagcccgatgggggactcgatcccgggtctccaggatcacaccctgggctgaaggcggcgctaaactgctgagccacccgggctgcccaacaattaTACTTTTAATTGTTAAAGATAGGTCATTAGttacatgaaaaaataagcaacatcatagttttatttttttttttttgaggtgttatttatttatttgtgagagacacacagagagaggcagagacacaggcagaaggagaagcaggctccatgcagggagcctgatgggagactcgatctgcagaccccggggtcacgccctgggccgaaggctgacgctcaaccgctgagccccccaggcgtccccagattGCATTTTCTCAATGTTGGAAAAATAGCTAAGGAAAAGTTACTTGGAAGGAAGAAGATCCATGTGGAATCAGCGGTGGTTTTTGCCTAGGAAATTATTACTTCTTCACTAGATTTGTTAGGCTCCTTTTCAACTAACTGCGTTTTCCACATTTCTGAGAGTGCTCACGTATTTATGGATAACACGACCATTATATTGAcgattaatagtaataatactagTAAAGATTCTGGCAGAGGAACATACCAGGTATTTAGACGACTTTCTCTTGTCCAGAAGGCCTTCCTGCCACTTACGATCAGCGTGCTCTTACTCCATCCCCCACACAGGGAAACTGAGCCTCTGAGGAGTCCCGGTGCCACCCGAATTGTGGCCACGGGGCCCGCAGGTGATGCTGGGTTTGCAGCGCAGCCTCCTGTCTCGGAGCCCTGGGCTCCTTCCCTGGGATCAGCCTTCCCCTGGGCCCTGCAAGTGCTGTAGAGTGGGTCTTGAAGTCAGGATCGCAGTTTGTCCCTGTCCCAGCCCATTCATTCCCATGTGGCTTTGAGCAAGGCCTCTGAGCTGTATGTGGCTCATCTGCACCATGTAGATAAAAGATACCTGTGACCTGGGCTGCCCCGAAGGGCAAGAGAGCATGGAAGGAAGGTGCTTTAGAAGCTATCAGAGGCTGTGGGGGACCTTGTAGGCAATGACCTGACCCCTCAAATGTGGCTCGCTTCCGGACTCTCCTGAGGCCAGCGTCCCAGTCCAGGAAGTGGCTCAGCCTCTGACATCCCCCCCAACCTGAAGGGACACCATCCAcgtcccctctctctttcttttgcagTCCTTGCTGAGAAGCAGATTGAGCCAGCTGTGTGTTGTCATGGAAACCGGGGTGAGCCCCGAGACAGCCGAGGGGCCCGAGGACCTGTTGGAGGATGCTCCCCTCCTTCCCGGTGGCCCTCAGCCCGAGGAGAGGCCATTCATGCAGACTGAGCTTCGCCAGCTTATCCCCGAGGCTGAGCCGGGGGTAAGGGGCAGCTGGGCTGGTCGGGGGCCCCCTTCCCTCCCCGGGGTGTTTGTGGAGTCCGGACGGGGCCTCAGGTTGTAAATCCCAGGGAACGTGACTTCACTGATTGGTAGAGGCCTTACACAGCTTCTAGCCTGCtagttttcattatatatttattttttcccttgtagCACTTTAAAAAGCAGTTTATAGGAATCGTTTTCTACTTCCTGGGTTTTTTCcctccccatttaaaaaaatatcttggatATTCTTCTTGGTCCTTCCATGGGATATCTAGTTGCATGTTGATGGGTCATAGCCTGCCTAACCGTGAATGTGTTGGTGAACATTTGCATCATTCTAAAaatctctttctcagtctgtcctctgtccatccatctactTAAATTGCAGTCGGATAGATAAGTCTTGTGTGCATTTCTGTTGGATTCCAGTGTCCCCAGCCAGCCCCAGAGCCCCGTCACAGAGAGCCCCTGCTCTGTTGGGTCCGACCAAGTGCTGGTAGACCAGATACCCGATAgcatggtgttttattttttcagtctgtGTCCTCCATTAGGACAGACTGACTGGGAGACACAGACCAAGGCATGACCTCAGGCGTTCTGTGATGCAGGGGAGcacctgcattttcttttcagcCAACAGATTTGAGGATTAAAGGCCCAAACCAGCCCAGACTTTCCCTTTTGCcttggtggggaggaaggggg
This portion of the Canis lupus dingo isolate Sandy chromosome 11, ASM325472v2, whole genome shotgun sequence genome encodes:
- the TMEM268 gene encoding transmembrane protein 268 isoform X1 translates to MACEARPGPGAAASPLPTASPGWSALPGGSPPGWGQELRNGQVLTVLRIDNTCAPISFDLGAAEEQLQTWGIQVPADQYRSLAESALLEPQVRRYIIYNSRPMRLAFAVVFYVVVWANIYSTSQMFALGNHWVGVLLVTLAAMSLTLTLVLIFERHQRKANTNTDLRLAAANGALLRHRVLLGVTDTVEGCQSVIQLWFVYFDLEDCVQFLSDHIQEMKTSQESLLRSRLSQLCVVMETGVSPETAEGPEDLLEDAPLLPGGPQPEERPFMQTELRQLIPEAEPGEMAQQLLAVFGGYYIRLLVTSQLPQAVGTRHTDSARIPCPCQLIEAHILGTGCCPFLAR
- the TMEM268 gene encoding transmembrane protein 268 isoform X2; the protein is MACEARPGPGAAASPLPTASPGWSALPGGSPPGWGQELRNGQVLTVLRIDNTCAPISFDLGAAEEQLQTWGIQVPADQYRSLAESALLEPQVRRYIIYNSRPMRLAFAVVFYVVVWANIYSTSQMFALGNHWVGVLLVTLAAMSLTLTLVLIFERHQRKANTNTDLRLAAANGALLRHRVLLGVTDTVEGCQSVIQLWFVYFDLEDCVQFLSDHIQEMKTSQEKAFLPLTISVLLLHPPHRETEPLRSPGATRIVATGPAGDAGFAAQPPVSEPWAPSLGSAFPWALQVL